A single genomic interval of Microbacterium sp. BLY harbors:
- a CDS encoding SDR family NAD(P)-dependent oxidoreductase gives MALTAHSTIGDWMNDPTGGPLIRVLFEQTGADPELLTPVLGLPLQQLVAMSQGQLPQSVVDDLVRAANNGEIPEDDASEGWTEKITAGRFAGKTVIVTGAASGIGKATASRIVREGGRVIASDIAAEKLDALKADLPDADIVTVAGDLTTQEAIDAVVAAAGDRIDGLANVAGINDDFSPAGETPDAVWDRVIAINLTAPFKLMRAVIPVMEKAGRGAILNVSSEAGLRGNASGNAYTASKHGIIGVTKSAAFMYGPKGIRVNSVAPGGVATGIPMPPHMSEYGSGRLAPFQQAIPTVATAEHLAASITFLLSDDAVNINGAILASDGGWSVQ, from the coding sequence ATGGCCCTCACCGCACACTCCACCATCGGCGACTGGATGAACGACCCCACCGGCGGCCCGCTCATCCGGGTCCTCTTCGAGCAGACGGGCGCCGACCCCGAGCTCCTCACCCCCGTGCTCGGACTCCCGCTGCAGCAGCTCGTCGCCATGAGCCAGGGCCAGCTCCCGCAGTCGGTCGTCGACGACCTCGTGCGCGCCGCGAACAACGGCGAGATCCCCGAGGATGACGCCTCCGAAGGCTGGACCGAGAAAATCACCGCGGGTCGCTTCGCCGGCAAGACTGTCATCGTCACCGGCGCGGCCTCCGGCATCGGCAAGGCCACCGCCTCGCGCATCGTCCGCGAAGGTGGACGCGTGATCGCCAGCGACATCGCGGCCGAGAAGCTCGACGCCCTCAAGGCTGACCTGCCGGACGCCGACATCGTCACGGTCGCGGGCGATCTCACCACGCAGGAGGCGATCGACGCCGTCGTCGCCGCCGCGGGCGACCGCATCGACGGGCTCGCGAACGTCGCCGGCATCAACGACGACTTCTCCCCCGCCGGCGAGACCCCGGATGCCGTGTGGGACCGCGTCATCGCGATCAACCTCACCGCGCCGTTCAAGCTCATGCGCGCGGTCATCCCCGTCATGGAGAAGGCCGGTCGCGGTGCGATCCTCAACGTGTCGAGCGAGGCCGGCCTCCGCGGCAACGCCTCAGGCAACGCCTACACGGCCAGCAAGCACGGCATCATCGGAGTCACCAAGTCGGCCGCCTTCATGTACGGGCCGAAAGGCATCCGCGTGAACTCCGTCGCCCCGGGCGGGGTCGCCACCGGCATCCCGATGCCCCCGCACATGTCGGAGTACGGCTCCGGCCGCCTCGCCCCGTTCCAGCAGGCCATCCCGACGGTCGCGACCGCCGAGCACCTGGCCGCATCGATCACCTTCCTGCTCTCGGACGACGCCGTGAACATCAACGGCGCCATCCTCGCCTCCGACGGCGGCTGGTCCGTGCAGTAA
- the purL gene encoding phosphoribosylformylglycinamidine synthase subunit PurL has protein sequence MTTAPAPSHQHVPDSVENAIATPEKEQPYGALGLKDDEYARIKEILGRRPTSGELAMYSVMWSEHCSYKSSKNYLRRFGQKVSDEMKERLMVGMGQNAGVVDVGEGWAVTFKAESHNHPSFIEPFQGAATGVGGIVRDIISMGARPVAVMDALRFGAIDHPDTARVVHGVTSGISFYGNCLGLPNIGGETVFDSVYQANPLVNALAVGVLRHEDLKLANATGVGNKVVLFGARTGGDGIGGASILASDSFDSTGPTKRPAVQVGDPFAEKVLIECCLELYRGELVEAIQDLGAAGISCATSELAANGNSGMHVSLDNVLLRDPTLTAEEILMSESQERMMAIVAPEKLDAFLAVVNKWEVETSVLGEVTGDGRLIIDWQGERIVDVDPSTVAVDGPVYDRPVAYPTWIDALQADAAENLPRANDPETLREQFLALVASPNLADTSWITNQYDYYVLGNTALSFPDDAGMIRVDEESGLGFSIATDANGRYCQLDPYAGAQLALAEAYRNVAVTGAVPTAITDCLNFGSPENPEVMWQFGQTVDGLADGCYELGTPVTGGNVSFYNQTGDVPIHPTPLVGVLGIIDDVSRRIPSGWQDEGQNIYLLGTTATELSGSAWAEVVHQHLGGRPPKVDLAGEKRLAGLLAAARDEWLISSAHDLSEGGLAQALAEGVMRFGVGARVWLNEIIERDGVDAATALFSESTGRVIVTVPREDDVKFRGLCEGRGYPVARIGVTDSEPQLEVQDVFTVSAAELRERSQATLPSYFGPTVTEPVA, from the coding sequence GTGACCACCGCCCCTGCACCGTCCCACCAGCACGTCCCCGACTCCGTCGAGAACGCCATCGCGACCCCCGAGAAGGAGCAGCCATACGGCGCCCTCGGGCTCAAGGACGACGAGTACGCGCGCATCAAGGAGATCCTCGGCCGCCGCCCCACCTCGGGCGAGCTGGCGATGTACTCGGTGATGTGGTCGGAGCACTGCTCCTACAAGTCGAGCAAGAACTACCTGCGCCGCTTCGGCCAGAAGGTCTCCGACGAGATGAAGGAACGCCTCATGGTGGGCATGGGCCAGAACGCGGGCGTCGTCGACGTCGGCGAGGGCTGGGCCGTCACCTTCAAGGCCGAGTCGCACAACCACCCGTCGTTCATCGAGCCGTTCCAGGGCGCGGCGACCGGCGTCGGCGGCATCGTCCGCGACATCATCTCGATGGGCGCCCGCCCCGTCGCGGTCATGGACGCGCTGCGCTTCGGGGCGATCGACCACCCGGACACCGCCCGCGTCGTGCACGGCGTGACGAGCGGCATCAGCTTCTACGGCAACTGCCTGGGCCTTCCGAACATCGGCGGCGAGACCGTCTTCGACAGCGTCTACCAGGCCAACCCGCTCGTGAACGCACTCGCGGTGGGCGTGCTCCGCCACGAAGACCTCAAGCTCGCGAACGCGACCGGCGTCGGCAACAAGGTCGTCCTGTTCGGTGCTCGCACGGGCGGCGACGGCATCGGCGGCGCGAGCATCCTCGCGTCCGACTCGTTCGACTCGACCGGCCCGACCAAGCGCCCCGCGGTGCAGGTGGGCGACCCGTTCGCCGAGAAGGTGCTCATCGAGTGCTGCCTCGAGCTGTACCGCGGCGAGCTCGTCGAAGCGATCCAGGACCTCGGCGCCGCCGGCATCTCGTGCGCGACAAGCGAGCTCGCGGCCAACGGCAACAGCGGCATGCACGTCTCGCTCGACAACGTCCTGCTGCGCGACCCCACGCTCACGGCCGAGGAGATCCTCATGTCGGAGTCGCAGGAGCGCATGATGGCGATCGTGGCCCCCGAGAAGCTCGACGCCTTCCTGGCCGTCGTGAACAAGTGGGAGGTCGAGACCTCCGTGCTCGGCGAGGTCACCGGAGACGGACGCCTCATCATCGACTGGCAGGGCGAGCGCATCGTCGACGTCGACCCGTCGACGGTCGCGGTCGACGGCCCCGTCTACGACCGTCCGGTCGCCTACCCGACCTGGATCGACGCCCTGCAGGCCGACGCCGCAGAGAACCTGCCGCGCGCGAACGACCCGGAGACGCTGCGCGAGCAGTTCCTCGCCCTCGTCGCCTCCCCGAACCTCGCCGACACGAGCTGGATCACCAACCAGTACGACTACTACGTGCTCGGCAACACGGCGCTGAGCTTCCCCGACGACGCCGGCATGATCCGCGTCGACGAGGAGTCCGGCCTCGGGTTCTCCATCGCGACGGACGCCAACGGCCGCTACTGCCAGCTCGACCCGTACGCCGGCGCGCAGCTCGCCCTCGCCGAGGCGTACCGGAACGTCGCCGTCACCGGTGCCGTACCGACCGCGATCACCGACTGCCTCAACTTCGGCTCGCCCGAGAACCCCGAGGTCATGTGGCAGTTCGGACAGACCGTCGACGGCCTCGCGGACGGCTGCTACGAGCTGGGCACCCCGGTCACCGGCGGCAACGTCTCGTTCTACAACCAGACCGGTGACGTGCCCATCCACCCGACCCCGCTGGTCGGCGTCCTCGGCATCATCGACGACGTCTCCCGCCGCATCCCCTCCGGATGGCAGGACGAGGGCCAGAACATCTACCTGCTCGGCACCACCGCCACCGAGCTCTCGGGCTCCGCGTGGGCCGAGGTCGTGCACCAGCACCTCGGCGGGCGCCCGCCGAAGGTCGACCTCGCGGGCGAGAAGCGCCTCGCCGGCCTGCTCGCCGCAGCCCGCGACGAATGGCTGATCTCCTCCGCGCACGATCTCTCCGAGGGTGGGCTCGCCCAGGCCCTCGCCGAGGGCGTCATGCGCTTCGGCGTCGGCGCCCGCGTGTGGCTCAACGAGATCATCGAGCGGGACGGCGTGGACGCCGCGACCGCCCTGTTCTCCGAGTCGACCGGCCGCGTGATCGTGACCGTGCCGCGCGAGGACGACGTCAAGTTCCGGGGCCTCTGCGAGGGCCGCGGCTACCCCGTCGCCCGGATCGGCGTCACGGACAGCGAGCCGCAGCTCGAGGTGCAGGACGTCTTCACGGTCTCGGCCGCCGAGCTCCGCGAACGCTCGCAGGCCACGCTGCCGTCGTACTTCGGTCCGACCGTCACCGAGCCGGTGGCCTGA
- a CDS encoding MerR family transcriptional regulator, translated as MRISELSAQTGVTVPTIKYYLREGLLPEGERTSATQAVYGEKHVERLRVIRALLDAGVSIAETRRVVAALDDPPANPHELLGTAHAAITPPADDALDLSGAEALAARLGWKPGMCDPAVLHAVARALQGLERVGFSVPDAVMAEYLASARRIADAEIAGVPEESAEAAVRYVVLGSVLVEPLLLALRRVAQQVSSGERFGGTGTAV; from the coding sequence ATGAGGATTTCCGAACTGTCAGCGCAGACCGGTGTGACCGTGCCGACGATCAAGTACTACCTGCGCGAGGGGCTGCTGCCCGAGGGCGAGCGCACCTCCGCGACGCAGGCCGTCTATGGCGAGAAGCATGTGGAGCGGCTGCGCGTCATCCGGGCGCTGCTCGACGCTGGCGTGAGCATCGCCGAGACGCGACGGGTGGTCGCGGCGCTGGATGATCCGCCCGCGAACCCGCACGAGCTGCTGGGGACCGCGCATGCCGCGATCACCCCGCCGGCCGATGACGCGTTGGACCTCTCCGGCGCCGAGGCGCTCGCCGCCCGACTCGGGTGGAAGCCGGGGATGTGTGATCCGGCTGTGTTGCATGCGGTCGCGCGCGCGTTGCAGGGGCTGGAGCGCGTCGGGTTCTCGGTGCCGGACGCGGTGATGGCGGAGTACCTCGCAAGTGCGCGGCGAATTGCGGATGCGGAGATCGCGGGGGTGCCGGAGGAGTCGGCGGAAGCGGCGGTGCGGTATGTGGTGCTGGGGTCGGTGTTGGTGGAGCCGTTGTTGCTGGCGTTGCGGCGGGTGGCGCAGCAGGTGAGCTCGGGGGAGCGGTTTGGAGGAACTGGCACCGCCGTGTAA
- a CDS encoding monooxygenase family protein has product MSKVITGRMTHRHEGELVVFHIGMQINRWWRPDLWLPAFVAMPRMLRELSTEPDSGLLGYQLLLGSGGPYVVQFWSSVDKLYAYASNPDQQHRPAWTAFNRAARKAPGAVGVWHETFLVDTAESVYVSTKRMGLAAATEHVPVPRRHDRAQARFTDGKTVAPAAAPAHEPTA; this is encoded by the coding sequence ATGTCGAAAGTCATCACGGGTCGCATGACCCACCGCCACGAGGGCGAGCTCGTCGTGTTCCACATCGGGATGCAGATCAACCGCTGGTGGCGCCCTGACCTGTGGCTGCCGGCGTTCGTCGCCATGCCGCGCATGCTCCGCGAGCTGAGCACCGAGCCCGACTCCGGCCTGCTCGGCTACCAGCTCCTCCTCGGATCGGGCGGACCCTACGTCGTGCAGTTCTGGTCGTCCGTCGACAAGCTCTACGCCTACGCCTCGAACCCGGACCAGCAGCATCGTCCGGCGTGGACCGCCTTCAACCGCGCCGCCCGCAAGGCTCCGGGAGCGGTCGGCGTGTGGCACGAGACGTTCCTCGTCGACACCGCCGAGAGCGTGTACGTGTCGACGAAGCGCATGGGCCTCGCAGCCGCGACGGAGCACGTTCCCGTACCGCGACGCCACGACCGTGCGCAGGCGCGGTTCACGGACGGAAAGACAGTGGCCCCCGCGGCAGCGCCCGCGCACGAGCCGACAGCGTGA
- a CDS encoding VOC family protein produces MTLTTTTHLNFRGTARQALDFYRSVFGGEVTAATYGQFGMPEGVPGFDRIVFGQLDGPVRLMAYDIPGADDTAATAGATRREDGMTITDRSFFQSLRAGSLEELQPVWDALVEGATVIEPLAASAWSAGFGMLTDRFGVTWVLDVA; encoded by the coding sequence ATGACTCTCACGACCACCACCCACCTCAACTTCCGCGGAACGGCTCGACAGGCGCTCGACTTCTACCGGTCGGTCTTCGGCGGCGAGGTGACCGCGGCGACCTACGGTCAGTTCGGGATGCCGGAGGGCGTTCCTGGGTTCGACAGGATCGTCTTCGGGCAGCTCGACGGACCCGTGCGGCTGATGGCGTACGACATCCCGGGGGCGGACGATACCGCCGCGACCGCGGGAGCCACCCGTCGCGAGGACGGGATGACGATCACGGACCGCTCCTTCTTCCAGTCGCTGCGGGCGGGCTCCCTGGAAGAACTCCAGCCCGTGTGGGACGCGCTCGTCGAGGGCGCGACGGTGATCGAGCCGCTCGCCGCCTCCGCGTGGTCCGCCGGCTTCGGCATGCTCACCGACCGCTTCGGTGTGACCTGGGTGCTCGACGTCGCCTGA
- a CDS encoding 3-keto-5-aminohexanoate cleavage protein, translating to MILQACVNGARDVAAHPWLSADETVVAQDAAAAVDAGATEIHVHPKNAAGRDSLAPEDVQRWLGAVRAAVPGVPVGVTTGEWAEPDLARRLVAIEGWTELPDYASVNWHETGADEVAALLRRRGVGIEAGIWDAAGLEAWRVSPVRGDCLRVLVELPAEAADIVRPHAEGLIAHVAREEPDLPILLHGEDLSAWPALDLAAERGLDTRIGLEDSLLLADGAAAPSNAALVRAARARLPHS from the coding sequence ATGATCCTGCAGGCGTGCGTGAACGGTGCCAGGGACGTCGCGGCGCACCCGTGGCTGAGCGCTGATGAGACGGTGGTCGCGCAGGATGCCGCGGCGGCCGTCGATGCCGGCGCGACCGAGATCCATGTGCACCCGAAGAACGCCGCCGGACGCGATTCCCTCGCCCCCGAAGACGTGCAGCGCTGGCTGGGTGCCGTCCGGGCCGCGGTCCCGGGCGTGCCCGTGGGTGTGACGACGGGAGAGTGGGCCGAACCGGACCTCGCCCGTCGCCTCGTGGCGATCGAGGGGTGGACGGAGCTCCCCGACTACGCCTCCGTGAACTGGCACGAGACGGGTGCCGACGAGGTCGCGGCGCTGCTGCGACGGCGAGGGGTCGGCATTGAAGCGGGCATCTGGGACGCGGCGGGGCTCGAGGCGTGGCGGGTGTCACCGGTCCGCGGTGACTGCCTGCGCGTGCTCGTGGAGCTTCCGGCGGAGGCCGCCGACATCGTTCGTCCGCACGCCGAGGGGCTGATCGCCCACGTGGCGCGCGAAGAGCCCGACCTGCCGATCCTCCTGCACGGGGAGGACCTGTCGGCCTGGCCCGCCCTCGATCTCGCCGCAGAGCGCGGACTCGACACGCGCATCGGCCTGGAGGACTCGCTCCTCCTGGCGGACGGCGCTGCCGCTCCGAGCAACGCCGCCCTCGTCCGCGCCGCCCGCGCCCGCCTCCCCCACTCCTGA
- a CDS encoding YafY family protein, whose amino-acid sequence MTGSSSRMLALLSLLQATRDWPGGELADRLGVTARTVRRDVDRLRALGYRISSSKGPYGGYRLEAGSDMPPLLFDDDQAVAIAVALQSAGATGVEVAEAAQRALATVRQVMPSRLRQRIDGIHFTGAPAAIRVDPAVLEAASAAVRDRTVLRFDYGSAGDRPPRRTEPHAVVAREGRWYLLAWDLDADDWRTYRLDRLRPRTPTGPSFTPRPLPAADAQTFLAARAKGSATEDRWPCTGVVDIALPLRDVAPWVGDGTAVPMSDGSCRITVGSWSWTGVLAAVARFDAPFTVVGPEALRDAAETLAGRFAAAHSSS is encoded by the coding sequence ATGACCGGAAGCTCCTCGCGCATGCTCGCGTTGCTGTCGCTGCTGCAGGCGACGCGGGACTGGCCGGGCGGGGAACTCGCCGACCGTCTCGGCGTCACGGCCCGCACGGTGCGCCGCGACGTCGATCGACTGCGCGCGCTCGGCTACCGCATCAGCTCGAGCAAGGGCCCGTACGGCGGCTATCGCCTCGAAGCGGGATCGGACATGCCGCCCCTGCTGTTCGACGACGATCAGGCGGTGGCGATCGCCGTGGCCCTGCAGAGTGCGGGCGCCACCGGCGTCGAGGTCGCCGAGGCGGCACAGCGCGCGCTCGCAACCGTCCGACAGGTCATGCCCTCACGCCTGCGGCAGCGCATCGACGGGATCCACTTCACCGGAGCGCCCGCCGCGATCCGCGTGGACCCGGCCGTGCTGGAGGCGGCGAGCGCGGCCGTGCGTGACCGGACCGTGCTCCGCTTCGATTACGGCTCCGCGGGGGATCGCCCGCCGCGGCGCACCGAGCCTCATGCCGTCGTGGCGCGCGAGGGCCGCTGGTACCTGCTGGCCTGGGACCTGGACGCGGACGACTGGCGCACGTATCGCCTCGATCGACTGCGGCCGCGGACGCCGACCGGGCCTTCCTTCACACCGCGACCTCTCCCTGCCGCGGACGCGCAGACCTTCCTCGCCGCCCGCGCCAAGGGCTCAGCGACCGAGGACCGCTGGCCGTGCACGGGCGTGGTGGACATCGCCCTGCCCCTGCGAGACGTAGCACCGTGGGTCGGAGACGGCACTGCGGTGCCGATGTCGGACGGCTCGTGCCGGATCACGGTCGGCTCCTGGTCGTGGACGGGCGTGCTCGCCGCGGTGGCCCGGTTCGACGCACCCTTCACGGTGGTCGGGCCCGAGGCGCTGCGCGACGCGGCGGAGACGCTGGCGGGGCGATTCGCGGCAGCGCACTCCTCCTCCTGA
- a CDS encoding type II toxin-antitoxin system Phd/YefM family antitoxin, whose amino-acid sequence MSKTELNQQTARVLARVTAGEHLTVTDRGRPIAELSPPAETAWTRMIANGRVTLPRTSGPLRHAPVPDSLSVTEILGELRADRS is encoded by the coding sequence GTGTCGAAGACAGAACTGAATCAGCAGACCGCGCGGGTGCTGGCGCGCGTCACCGCGGGCGAGCACCTGACGGTGACAGACCGCGGGCGCCCGATCGCCGAGCTTTCGCCCCCCGCAGAGACGGCCTGGACGCGCATGATCGCCAACGGGCGGGTGACGCTGCCCCGCACGAGCGGCCCGCTCCGCCACGCCCCCGTGCCGGACTCGCTGTCCGTGACGGAGATCCTCGGCGAGCTTCGGGCCGACCGGTCGTGA
- a CDS encoding GTP pyrophosphokinase family protein: MGIVADRWLDEYRANFRDYEDAALEVRQQMEDALKGRALGVQMIDVRAKDPDSAAEKVSRKSYGRPAIQMTDIIGARVVTLFDHSIKPAGDMLKRRFEEVPQYSVNKTDDLGPGEVGYRSVHLVLKPKVTGLGGVRATLRKSVVEVQIRSVISHAWAEIEHSFRYKAGESVPPALKRRFDALAGALELVDREFSSIAGDVVTHVAELSDGYEKGTGLSEPLSALRLLGVLSASLKNAPRLGPDGLPLEIEDASRLVTVLRDVGVLTVADMLGAVEDPRTLAVLRAYSDASGHDTEQASAIVYLGAVVGSRDLAVLKRTRLLHHDAMLAAF, translated from the coding sequence GTGGGTATCGTCGCCGACCGATGGCTCGACGAGTATCGGGCGAATTTCAGAGACTACGAGGATGCGGCGCTCGAGGTGCGGCAGCAGATGGAGGACGCGCTGAAGGGCCGGGCCCTCGGCGTTCAGATGATCGATGTGAGAGCTAAAGATCCGGACTCCGCGGCAGAGAAAGTGTCGCGCAAGAGTTATGGTCGTCCCGCGATCCAAATGACTGACATCATCGGTGCCCGAGTTGTGACGCTCTTCGACCACTCAATAAAGCCTGCTGGAGATATGCTTAAGCGCCGCTTCGAGGAAGTGCCTCAGTATTCAGTCAACAAGACCGATGACCTCGGCCCCGGAGAAGTAGGATATCGGAGTGTGCACCTCGTGCTCAAGCCCAAAGTGACGGGGCTGGGCGGAGTGCGTGCAACACTCAGGAAATCTGTCGTAGAGGTGCAGATCCGAAGCGTAATCTCGCATGCTTGGGCGGAGATCGAGCATTCGTTCAGATACAAGGCGGGAGAATCGGTTCCGCCTGCTCTTAAACGGCGATTTGACGCGCTTGCCGGTGCGCTCGAGCTTGTCGACAGAGAGTTCTCCTCAATCGCAGGAGACGTGGTCACTCACGTGGCGGAGCTCAGCGATGGCTATGAAAAGGGGACCGGGCTGTCGGAACCCTTGAGCGCTCTACGTCTGCTCGGAGTGTTGTCGGCCAGTCTCAAGAACGCACCAAGGCTTGGTCCGGACGGGCTGCCATTGGAGATCGAGGATGCGTCGCGACTAGTGACCGTCCTAAGGGACGTTGGTGTGTTGACAGTAGCCGACATGCTGGGGGCTGTAGAGGATCCGCGGACGCTCGCGGTCCTGAGGGCATACTCGGACGCCTCGGGACACGACACGGAGCAAGCGTCAGCGATTGTCTATCTGGGAGCGGTTGTCGGAAGCCGTGACTTGGCGGTCCTCAAGAGAACGCGCTTACTGCACCACGACGCGATGTTGGCCGCTTTTTAA
- a CDS encoding DUF262 domain-containing protein: protein MAPKITTTTKDVGLLKQLYDDGQLQLSPEFQRNAIWPRPAKAYLIDTILTGNPIPVLYFQRSVSAQTGRIEYTVVDGQQRLSAVMDFLANRFSLTESEDQPWSRLRWKGLSAEDRSKVLEYDFVIQELSGFSPASIRAMFARMNRFVVALNPQERRHAGEDGEFKKLAESVGRWSHWKRMGVVSTQAAKRMKSDELAAELLILIQEGPQDKKQSIDLYYDAYSADFPDGDALEARLLGYVELVERALPEIKHLFVKRPANFYALIGALSEIEQDGEPLPSDDQVRERLTRFDAELRDEDEVSQRKAAYEMAQSRQTDNIKPRRTRIDILRQILTGQI, encoded by the coding sequence TTGGCGCCGAAGATCACGACCACCACCAAAGATGTCGGTCTACTGAAGCAACTCTACGATGACGGTCAACTGCAACTAAGTCCGGAGTTTCAAAGAAACGCCATATGGCCTCGCCCCGCGAAGGCGTATCTGATCGATACGATCCTCACAGGAAATCCCATCCCGGTACTCTACTTCCAGCGTTCGGTGAGCGCCCAAACCGGTCGAATCGAATACACGGTGGTCGACGGACAGCAGCGCTTATCGGCGGTGATGGACTTTCTCGCCAATAGATTTTCGCTAACCGAGTCGGAAGATCAGCCGTGGAGTCGGTTGAGGTGGAAGGGGCTTTCGGCGGAGGATCGTTCCAAAGTTCTCGAGTATGACTTTGTGATTCAGGAGCTTTCTGGATTTAGTCCCGCTTCGATAAGAGCGATGTTCGCACGAATGAACCGATTCGTCGTCGCTCTCAATCCCCAGGAGCGCCGCCACGCCGGAGAGGATGGTGAGTTCAAGAAACTGGCGGAGAGCGTCGGGCGCTGGAGTCATTGGAAGCGGATGGGAGTCGTCTCCACTCAAGCCGCGAAGAGAATGAAATCTGACGAACTCGCCGCGGAGCTCTTGATTCTAATTCAAGAAGGGCCGCAGGATAAGAAGCAATCCATCGACCTGTATTACGATGCCTACTCCGCTGACTTCCCGGATGGGGACGCTCTGGAGGCTCGCTTGTTGGGCTATGTCGAGTTGGTGGAGAGAGCGCTCCCAGAAATCAAGCATCTTTTTGTGAAGCGTCCAGCGAATTTCTATGCACTCATCGGCGCTCTCAGCGAAATCGAGCAGGACGGGGAGCCTCTTCCCTCTGATGATCAAGTCCGCGAACGACTAACGCGGTTTGACGCGGAGTTGCGAGATGAGGATGAGGTAAGTCAAAGGAAGGCGGCGTACGAGATGGCGCAGTCCAGGCAGACGGACAATATCAAGCCCCGACGAACACGTATAGACATCCTTCGCCAAATTTTGACCGGCCAGATCTGA
- a CDS encoding PIN domain-containing protein codes for MIYLDTSAAAKALIEEEGSAAVVRAFANGSEFVSSRLLAVELHAIADRRSLDREAVVDLLDRVALVSLDNETLTAAVRAHSGLRTLDALHLAAALELGDVITSFLTFDNELAAAARAQGLSLAVLP; via the coding sequence GTGATCTACCTCGACACCTCGGCAGCCGCGAAGGCACTCATCGAGGAAGAGGGGTCGGCAGCGGTCGTCCGCGCCTTCGCGAACGGCAGCGAGTTCGTCTCCTCACGCCTCCTCGCCGTCGAGCTGCACGCGATCGCCGACCGCCGTTCCCTCGACCGCGAGGCCGTCGTCGACCTCCTCGACCGCGTCGCGCTCGTCTCCCTCGACAACGAAACGCTGACCGCGGCCGTGCGAGCACATTCCGGACTCCGCACGCTGGACGCCCTCCACCTTGCCGCCGCCCTCGAGCTCGGTGATGTGATCACGTCGTTCCTCACCTTCGACAACGAGCTGGCGGCCGCAGCGCGCGCGCAGGGCCTCAGCCTCGCCGTGCTGCCATGA
- a CDS encoding TetR/AcrR family transcriptional regulator — protein MPRPRSEKARQSVLEAMRRALAADGYEAVTIEGLAAEAEVSKQTIYRWWPSKAAILGEALLEGAIPGSDVVVPMTDDLGADLRAWFTAVSAGLARPEGVSLARALIEVTAADPELGLVLNERLAAPIREWVAERVARGRDAGDVRADVDVAAVADEFIAIASYSALIGQPLSVERVEETVVRLLRGIAAG, from the coding sequence GTGCCCCGTCCTCGCAGTGAAAAGGCCCGCCAGTCCGTGCTGGAGGCGATGCGTCGCGCGCTCGCCGCAGACGGATACGAGGCCGTGACGATCGAGGGTCTCGCGGCTGAGGCGGAGGTGTCGAAGCAGACGATCTACCGGTGGTGGCCGTCGAAGGCCGCGATCCTCGGGGAAGCGCTGCTCGAGGGGGCGATCCCTGGTTCAGATGTCGTCGTGCCGATGACGGACGACCTCGGCGCGGACCTGCGCGCATGGTTCACAGCGGTGTCCGCGGGGCTCGCTCGACCCGAGGGCGTCTCGCTCGCGCGGGCGCTCATCGAGGTGACGGCGGCTGATCCGGAGCTGGGGCTCGTCTTGAACGAGCGGCTGGCGGCGCCGATCCGGGAGTGGGTGGCGGAACGCGTCGCGCGCGGACGCGATGCGGGGGACGTGCGTGCGGATGTGGATGTCGCGGCGGTCGCCGACGAGTTCATCGCGATCGCCTCATACTCCGCTCTTATCGGACAGCCGTTGAGTGTGGAGCGCGTGGAGGAGACGGTGGTGCGGTTGCTGCGGGGGATCGCGGCGGGTTGA
- a CDS encoding VOC family protein has protein sequence MLKIVSIVIRVNDLAAQTAFWKAALDYVERDPAEDDWVVLTPRDADAPCIALDAHHSERVLPPRIHLDIYADDQSAEVERLAELGAREVHWDGRPDDADYIIMEDPEGNRFCIVDRPDWRGWNET, from the coding sequence ATGTTGAAGATCGTGTCGATCGTGATCCGCGTGAACGACCTCGCCGCCCAGACCGCGTTCTGGAAGGCCGCCCTCGACTACGTCGAGCGAGACCCCGCCGAGGACGACTGGGTCGTCCTCACACCCCGCGACGCCGACGCACCGTGCATCGCGCTCGACGCCCACCACTCGGAGCGGGTCCTGCCGCCGCGCATCCACCTCGACATCTACGCCGACGACCAGTCCGCCGAGGTGGAACGCCTCGCCGAGCTCGGTGCGCGCGAAGTGCACTGGGACGGCCGCCCCGACGACGCGGACTACATCATCATGGAAGACCCCGAGGGCAACCGCTTCTGCATCGTGGACCGACCCGACTGGCGCGGGTGGAACGAGACCTGA